tcgggaggctggagtcaggagaatcacttgatcccaggaggcggaggttgtggtgagccaagatcatgccattgcactccagcttgggcaacagagcaagactccgtctcaagaaaaaaaaataaaaagccgggcccggtggtgcatgcctgtaatcccagctactcaggaggctgagacaggagaatggcttgaacctgggaggctgaggttgtgatgagccaagacctcgccactgcactcagccaggccagggcaacagagggagactccgtttcaaaacgaAAAAGGCCaggttcggtggctcatgcctgtgatcccagcactttgggaggccaaagcggacggattatgaggtcaggagatcgagaccatcctggctaacacagtgaaaccccatctctactaaaaatacaaaaaattagctgcgtgtggtggcaggtgcctgtaatcgcagctacttgggaggctgaggaaggagaatcattacaggcatgagcctgacCTGAAACAGGAGTTTGAAGGAAGAGCAGAATgtagaaagttcttttttttttttttttttttttttgagacggagtctcactctgttgcccaggctggagtgctgtggccggatctcagctcactgcaagctccgcctcccgggttcccgccattctcctgtctcagcctcccgagtagctgggactacaggcgcccgccacctcgcccggctagttttttgtatttttcagtagagacggggtttcaccgtgttagccagggtggtctcgatctcctgacctcgtgatccgcccatctcggcctcccaaagtgctgggattacaggcttgagccaccgctcccggccagaAAGTTCTTAACGTTTGCATTCTACTTAGAGCTGCATGAGTTCTGGAATGGTGAGGAATTCTTGTCCAGTCTGTGTACCTCTTTAGAACCCTCCTTGGTGTTATAAACCCCCTGATGTATTGTGGTCCTCCTCCTTGTCGTCTACCAAGGAGATAAACAAGACTTCTCTCAATCTCTAGCTCTGACGTGTACAGAAATATTAGGGGTACAGTTATGTGACACAAACTATTTCCTCTTTAATTTCCAAACTaaccattttttctcctttgagataaaatttagagtgaaatgcacagatcttGAGTGTACACTgtaatgagctttaaaaaatgagtagccaggctgggtgtggtggctcacgcctgtaatcctagcactttgggaggccgaggtgggtggatcacctgaggttgacagttcgagaccagcctgaccaacatggagaaactgtctctactaaaactacaaaaaattaggccgggcgcggtggctcaagcctgtaatcccagcactttgggagtccgagacgggcggatcacgaggtcaggagatcgagaccatcctggctaacatggtgaaaccccgtctctactaaaaaatacaaaaaactagccgggcgcggtggcgggcgcctgtagtcccagctactcggaaggctgaggcaggagaatggcgtgaacccgggaggcggagcttgcagtgagcagagatccggccactgcactccagcctgggcggcagagcgagactccgtctcaaaaaaaaaaaaaaaaaaaaaaaaaaaaaaaactacaaaaaattagcagggggtggtggcacatacctgtaatcccagctactcaggaggctgaggcaggagaatcacttgaacccggaaggcagaggttgtggtgagccaagatcgcaccattgcactccagcctgggcaacaggagtgaaactctatctcaaaaataaaataaaataaaatagaataaaatgaaaaataaatgattagcCAATTCCCCCaatcaatatagaaaatatttctataactAGAAAAATTCCTTTGGGGCTCTTCCAGTCAATTCCCATTACTTCCACCCTTTAGAAaacctgttttgctttttatcacCAAGATTAGCAATTCTTATACTCTTCTGCAGGACTCATGATAACACATTGCTGAACCACACCCTGTgtcattcagtaggtctgagatgAAGTAACATGCATTTCAAAGTTCCACACTAATATGGATGCTCCTGGTTTGGGAACTAAATGAGAATCACTCACATTTTATGGAaaacttaaccttttttttttttttgaggtggagcctcgctatttttgcccaggctagagtgcaatggtgggatcttggctaactgcaacctccacctcctgggttcaagcaagtctcctgcctcaacctcccaagtagctgggattacaggtgtgtgccaccatacccggctagtttgtatttttggtggagacagagtttcaccatgttggctaggctggtctcaaactctggatctcaggtgatccgaccccctgggcctcccaaattactgggattacaggtgtgtgccaccgcacgtggccctttttgtgtgtgtgtgtgggacggagtctcactctattgcccaggctggagtgcagaggcacaatcttggctcactgcaaccttcacctcctaggttcaagcgattctcctgcctcagcctcctaagtagctgggattataggcatgtgctaccacgcccagctaatgtttttgttttttgtttttgaggtggagttttgcttttgttgcccaggatggagtgcaatggcgtgatcttggctcaccacaacctctgcctcctgagtagctggaattacaggcatgtgccaccacacccagctaatttttgtgtttttagtagagacagggtttctccatgttggtcaggctgtcctcgaactcccaacctcaggtggtctgcccccctcggcctcccaaaatactgagattacaggcgttagccactgtgcctggcctaattttgtatttttaatagagacagggtttcaccatgttgctcaggctggtctcaaactcttcctgacctcaggtgatccacccacctggcctttcaaagtgctgggattacaggcgtgagccaccacacccggccaattttaactttatttgaaTACAGAGATTgtccttttgttacttttctttccagactttttttttttttttcttgaggcaggatctctgctctgctgcccaggctggaagggcagtggtgcaatcacggctcactacagcctcgacctccagctcaagcaatcctgccattttggccaccccagtagctgggactactagccACAGGCcgccacagctggctaatttttgtattttggtgaaagggtttcaacgtgttgcccaggctggtctcgaactcctgggctcaagtcatctgccagcctcagtctcccaagtgttgggattacaggtatgagccactgcccctggcctctgTGGCCCTTCACAAATGGCTATGTCTAAGTGTCATTCAAAGCAAGGTAGACTAAATTAGCCTGAGACAACAGGTGTAATCCGGACTAATTGTTCCCTCATGATTAGATTTACATTATCTTTTTGGCAATGATATTGTGTACTTCCCATTGTTTATCAGAAAAGACATTTTAGTTTGTAACATTCTTGGTGGTGCTAAGTTGGAATCCTTGGTTAAGGTGGCTGTAGCTAAACTCCAATTTTTGTGTCCATAAACTCCATCATGCCAAAAtgtagaaattttatttccatcaGCAATGTGGTCAGAGGCCCTGACCAACATTTACCCTTGGAAGCTGCCATGTCCCTTTGGTGCCAAGAGAAATTTGGAAGGCTGGCTCCAGGTTTCCCACACCAGTTACAACGTGGGCACAGACCTATTTGTACAAATGTTACCTTAACATCCAGATGGGATATTGGGAATACAAACCTCTTCTCTCAGCTCCCCCACAAAACATCAAGATGTCATGCCTCTGCCAGGGAACGCATCTGAGACACAGGGAGTTTATAGCTCCAACTGTCTTCCTCTTAGTATTCTGGGAGTATAGCCGGCAGACAGGGAGGAGGGGACTGAATGTGGTGATAGGAACTTTGGGGGAGGCCTGTGAAAATTAGGGTGATTTGGTGAGTTATGTAACTTTAACGTTTTATCTTGCCGGGGCAAGAAGGATGAGTAAATAAACTGTCTTACTAGCAGACTccaattattaatttattttgtatagagAGAAATTTAAGTTTATTGAAATATGTTAGAACCAGGGAGGTATCTACCAGCAGAATAATAAAGCAAAGGAAATTTCCAAATtaatagaaaggaaggaaacgGAATAGAAACTTGACCCATCCAAAGAAAGTAGGATAgaagtttaaaaaggaaacaaaattaaaacgAACAATACACatagtataagaaaaaaatgtctattatttATTACACTGAACAATTCTGACCACCAACAACCAATGGGGTCCAGGAGAGAAGAACATCTTGCTTCTCAACAAACTTTCCTCCCTTGCTTTAACATTTTTGAGGATTCTTTCCCAAACCTATTACACATCTGTATTATGATGGTTACATATTTTCCAACTCTGCCACTCCTTCCAGTGCATTATTTTTAGTATCTTCATTAAaggtgcaaaataaaataaaataaaaataatagaaattccgTACTTGTAATAACAAAACAATGTTGGAAACTGTCATTAAATCAGGACAAGTGAAAAACAGATCTGTTCCCAGACTCACAGGACTATAAATTTAGGaagtacacaaaaaaattaaaaattaattacactCAATAggatacattaaatatgtacggtttttgtatgtcaatcatacctaagtagttttaaaaacaaatgatccGACCCATACCGCCAActaataaagaacaaacaaatgagtcatacaaaagaaaaatcacacatttTGGTTTACTCCTACTTTTGAGTTAAGAACACTAACAATAAAATTTGCATGCAACGAATACAGTTCCCTAAATACAAcagatgaattattttatatacacatcttatttttatttatggagaATCGgttaataaacacattttaagtcaacatattatgtatttatgaGTGGGAAGCaaccttaaacattttaaacaccagaaatatacaaaacaattataagtgaaataatacagaCAAGTCCCTTGTGTTTTGATCCTGGAGTCAAACCATAGAAATCTCAGGTTAagagatttcaaaaatatttgaaaaatattgtttcGAATATTAAAAATCATGTGTTTGAGGGAGAGAATTAACAGCCTTTCTTTGCCTTAAAATACTTTACGTTTTATGAAATTGCAATTGGAATGAAGCAGCTCCTAAAGTAGTCAGTgttcagaggaagagaaaattgaGCATAAGAGCCAACTACCGTTTTACTCAACTCCTTCACAACGCTCAGCTGGAGAACTTCTCACTTAAAAGACCTGTtgaaggtcaggcacagtggctcatgcccataatcccagcattttgggaggctgaggcggtggatcacttgagtccaggagtttgagactagcctggccaacatggggaaaccccatctctacttaaaaaaaaaaaaaaaagctgggtgtggtggcaggtgcctgcaatcccagctactcgggaggctgaggcaggagaatcacttgaactcaggaggcagagactgcactgaactgagattgcacaagtgcactccggcctgggcaacagagtgagacactgtctcaaaagacaaaacaaaacaaaaaagagctgcTGCTGAAGTCATGTCTATTTTGGAAAAGTAGTACGAATGAGTTTTTCTACATATTAGCTACAATTTATGGTAATTTgcgaaatgtttttccatttttaaatctgAGAGTCTCTATCTCCACTCACAAAGCAACAGGCACTGCTAGGGCTCTTAGGCTAACATCTGCCACCCCACCAGTCTGCATGGTCCATAAACAGGTGTGCAGAGGACCAGAGTTCACCTGTCAGCAGCCCCGCGGAATCCGACTCTCCAGACTTTCTGCTATTAATTACCATAGATGTGGCCTTTTTCCTGATATTCTATTCCCATTGGAGGCTTTTTATTAAGACCTTGTTcctataaagcaaataaaatgtttgttttcaaaaaGATAAGAATCAAGAAGTATCAAAAATAGCCAAGAAACCCGCTGCTGGAATGCTGTAGAAATTGCCCTTACAACTTTAGGATCATAGGTAACAAGCCTGTGATGCTGTCATTCGAGAATGAAGATCATCGGCCAAGTTATCATGCTCCTGAAATATGTTCCCTGACTTGTGCGAACCATGGACAAGAAGTCTTAGAGGGGCTCTTTGCATCACTTTCCCAAAAACCCAAGTATGCCATTAAAGGACTACCCAAAGTGACCTCCGCACTTCTATTCAACTTGCTTGGCATAGAGAGATTATCAAAATACAGCAAAAAGCAGGATATCCCAAAGGAGAAGCCaatcacacattcacacacttcCTCCTGTGGGagatggtcttgctatgtttccctgGCTGAGAAATTACCGATCCCTCCTTTCCATCTAGTCAATTCTTCCCTTAACTTAAGGAATCTCTTCTTTGATATTCACCATGTTATTCCAGGTGTTTGTATGTGCACCATCCCTGTTTAGACTGTAGGCTACTTAAAGAGCTTTTTTACTAGTCATTATTTCTGTGTAGGGCATACACTTTGAATATAGTAATTATATAATGTTTGTTGCTCCCAGAATTCTGTGTCTCCAGGTAGAAGCATTAAACCCTgacacagccgggcgcggtggctcaagcctgtaatcccagcactttgggaggccgagatgggcggatcacgaggtcaggagatcgagaccatcctggtgaacacagtgaaaccccatctctactaagaaatacaaaaaatagccgggcgagatggcgggcgcctgtagtcccagctactcgggaggctgaggccggagaatggcgtgaacccgggaggcggagcttgcagtgagctgagaccgggccacagcactccagcctgggctacagagcgagactccgtctcaaaaaaataaaaaataaaaaaaaaataaaccctgACACAGAAATGCTTTCTGTTTCCTGGGGATAAACTTAACTGAGTAATGATTTTCTTGAAACTCTTTACTGACAATTTGAGCTTGAAATACATGGCTATATAAGATTAATGTGTATCTTGACTTTCTGTAATTGAAAATCCAGCACCCACTTTTAGTTTGTAGAAAAGCATCAGGTAATTACCTGTGAACACATTTGGGGCACAACATATTGTCTTCAAGATGCGGGGGTGGAAAATTGGAGGCAGGAAGCAAGAAGAGTGCACTCACTCTCCCTTCTTGCTTTTCTGGAACCCAGGCTTGACCAGCATGAAACTGCAGGTGAACCCAACCATCTCTGTCTGCAGGGAGACTTTTCCCATGAACCACACACCACCTGACACCTGGCGAAGGAGAGAGACAGGCACCCACACACCAGGATGGCACCCACACAGCAGGATGGCATACTGATGTAAGGCTGCATTATGGCCCATCACCCTTGATTGACCAACTCCAAGATGTGAACCCTGAAATCCTAACTTAACctcttctctattctgttctccTTTAGAAAAGCATACAAGACAGTTCCTGTTAAAACTTAGAAATCTAGGcggtgcgcggtggctcatgcctgtaatcccagcactttgggaggccaaggcgggcggatcatgaggtcaggatatcgagaccatcctggctaacactgtgaaaccccatctctactaaaaatacaaattagccgggcctggtggcggacgcctgtagtcccagctacttgggagaatgaggcaggagaatggcatgaacctgggaggcggagctcgcagtgagccataatcacgccactgtactacagcctgggcgacagagcaagactccgtctcaaataaataaataaataaataaataaatctagttGGTAGTAGTATAGTTGTAGGTGGGCAGATGGTAGAAAGACTAACCCAGAGTGTCTGGAAAGGGCTTCATGAAACAAGCTCAGGGGCCCCAGCTCTGAACACACATTGGATTGTGCTAAACAgtttactgtcttcttttgttgtattttctgtAATTCTTACAACATATAAGCTAGGTATCGCCCATTTTACAATGAAAACactgggaaatattttaaataacttactAATGCCATTTTGGGGCTCAGCTGCAAGCAATTAATTTTAGATctcacttttaatttaaattgcttaaaggggaaagaaagaaaaccaaactgcTATCCTCTTCTGATGCCATCAATcatttaaagcagtggttctcaaactgtggtccccagaccagcatcCTTACTGCTGCCCGGAAAACTGAGAAATGCAAACTCccgctaggtgcggtggctcacacctgtaatcccggcattctgggaggccgaggcaggcggatcatctgaggtcgggagcttgagaccagcctgaccaacatggagaaaacccgtctctactaaaaatacaaaattagccgggcatggttgcgcctgcctgtaatcccagctactcaggaagggtGAAGCAGgcgaatcgctggaacccaggaggttgaggttgtggtgagccaagatcgcaccactgcactctagcctgggcaacaagaacgaaactctgtctcaaaaaaaaaaaagaaagaaagaaatgcaaatgctcAGGTCCTGTCCTAGACCCTGAATTAGAAACTCTGTGGGCAGGGTCCAGGAATCGCCCGCCCTCAAAGGCATTTTGATATACCCTAAAAATATATCAGGCATTAATCTCTACTAAGCTTATTTCCCCACTGGACCAGAATAAGCTCTTCGTGTTGGGCTTACCACAGGCCTCTTGTGGAGATTCCACTGCCTCTGGCGTCCTCGCCCTGGCCGAAATTCTCGCCCAGGAGGCCAGCAAAGCCTCTGGGGCAGAAGTTGTCACCACAACTGTATTAACTCCCTCAAGGAGAGCAGTGGAATCTTCCAGGGCAGGCGGCCCCTCCGCAGGGGGAAGGGCCACTTCAGGAGGATGTGTCTCAGAACTTTGCAGGGACGTTTCCCCTTTTtccacctttaatttttttttcaatgatttcCGGATTTTGGCCTCTTTTGCTGTGCTAGGAAAATCCTACAGAAAGGGTtagataataaagataaaaataaagattaaaattctaacaaaaataaatggccTCAGAGTTAAGAAGTTCTTGATCAAATGCAAAGTTTCACTTAGACAGGAGGTctaggttc
This window of the Theropithecus gelada isolate Dixy chromosome 2, Tgel_1.0, whole genome shotgun sequence genome carries:
- the DPPA4 gene encoding developmental pluripotency-associated protein 4 isoform X2, translated to MSVKGNKVLCPKKKAECSDNPRPQRKIPIPPLPSKLPPVNLIHRDILRAWCQQLKLSSKGQKLDAYKRLCAFAYPNQKDFPSTAKEAKIRKSLKKKLKVEKGETSLQSSETHPPEVALPPAEGPPALEDSTALLEGVNTVVVTTSAPEALLASWARISARARTPEAVESPQEACGVRWCVVHGKSLPADRDGWVHLQFHAGQAWVPEKQEGRVSALFLLPASNFPPPHLEDNMLCPKCVHRNKVLIKSLQWE
- the DPPA4 gene encoding developmental pluripotency-associated protein 4 isoform X1: MIALPGTSAKGTKEKMSVKGNKVLCPKKKAECSDNPRPQRKIPIPPLPSKLPPVNLIHRDILRAWCQQLKLSSKGQKLDAYKRLCAFAYPNQKDFPSTAKEAKIRKSLKKKLKVEKGETSLQSSETHPPEVALPPAEGPPALEDSTALLEGVNTVVVTTSAPEALLASWARISARARTPEAVESPQEACGVRWCVVHGKSLPADRDGWVHLQFHAGQAWVPEKQEGRVSALFLLPASNFPPPHLEDNMLCPKCVHRNKVLIKSLQWE